The Vibrio rhizosphaerae genome includes a region encoding these proteins:
- a CDS encoding two-partner secretion domain-containing protein: MANINWKLNVGYRASVKYAWLMICFSLLSIAHSAVAAIRAQGDGSIEQASVLDRSDQYYVRIAKANAQGLSVNYFKEFNAQGKPIVLLNSLVMNPKIGHAPAQTIMLVVDQNQQANIQAIRVEGHAADVVLVSPGGIQCQSCSMNNTERATFATGTAQIENGELTGIDVNGGTVTINGDGLTATDLSLLDIAAGRVLVDGPLRTNMKGSLSTRNHQQVKEIDAGGNLEVSNGDVQIIVGKNHFRYTDRRSDAHYQLFNRKSFQNASNALEITEKGRISVGNLHLESTYDLGSILVKGLIKTQGNWTYVGRYNERSIIPLESVSIKSNGNINLSEQIIATNKVDVESTRAIHIAALPAGNNYLLDSIQGAEIKVVAVGQIKNFGAISGESVYFTGQNIINEGDIEATRDLYLNGQTGVNNQYGGIILGENIELVSQEDVINGQYYPFKPAEICAMLRVVNNAPSIEVGGKLAVPPFTGCGKVAAQSLSAYILGQNIKVVAQNFINANPYEVSRNSYTDPELDLDLTKSEQVVASAESIMDIRVHERFWNMSAVVESWTGNVILQAPIIDNERYHIWADTYEKVVGNPNGTHTNQQIQYLKVLSPPARLNVGQDLILNSDMLNNEHSSVEVKRDVSGTVNKIWMEGLKLRDIFKQTTVTEHSKRYCSKRVFGHCIKHKRKHWTTSSVALTKNSKTAEYPFIFLVDGHIHEGFGSEYSMLQNITFGPEASAYDPKPMTQPVQPGKPGKFVPITASDVTFFVENPNYQGD; this comes from the coding sequence TTGGCTAATATAAATTGGAAACTGAACGTCGGATATCGGGCTTCGGTGAAATATGCATGGCTCATGATTTGTTTTTCTTTGCTCTCAATCGCCCACTCAGCAGTTGCGGCAATTCGTGCACAGGGAGACGGTAGTATTGAGCAAGCATCAGTCTTGGACCGTTCTGATCAATATTATGTGCGTATTGCTAAAGCAAATGCGCAAGGTTTATCGGTGAATTATTTTAAAGAGTTTAATGCGCAAGGAAAGCCGATTGTCTTGCTCAACTCATTAGTGATGAACCCGAAAATTGGTCATGCTCCGGCCCAGACGATCATGCTGGTCGTTGACCAAAATCAACAGGCAAATATTCAGGCGATTCGGGTTGAGGGACATGCCGCAGATGTCGTTTTAGTGTCTCCCGGCGGCATCCAGTGTCAAAGCTGTTCGATGAACAATACCGAACGGGCGACGTTTGCTACAGGGACTGCACAGATAGAAAATGGTGAGCTGACCGGCATTGATGTGAATGGCGGGACTGTCACAATTAACGGCGACGGTCTGACGGCAACCGATTTATCGTTGTTAGATATTGCTGCGGGTCGTGTACTGGTTGATGGTCCGTTACGTACCAATATGAAAGGAAGCCTTTCTACCCGTAATCATCAGCAAGTCAAAGAAATTGATGCCGGGGGGAATTTAGAAGTTTCCAATGGTGACGTACAAATTATTGTCGGGAAAAATCACTTCCGTTATACCGACCGTCGGTCTGATGCGCATTATCAACTGTTTAATCGTAAATCTTTTCAAAACGCATCAAATGCTTTAGAGATCACTGAAAAAGGCCGTATTTCTGTCGGCAATCTTCACCTTGAATCAACCTATGATTTAGGTTCGATTCTGGTCAAAGGGCTCATCAAAACCCAAGGAAACTGGACATATGTCGGCCGGTATAACGAACGCAGTATTATTCCGTTAGAGTCGGTATCGATTAAATCGAATGGCAATATTAATCTTTCTGAGCAGATTATTGCGACAAATAAAGTCGATGTGGAATCGACCCGAGCGATTCATATTGCTGCGCTGCCTGCGGGGAATAATTATCTGCTTGATAGTATTCAAGGCGCAGAAATCAAAGTGGTTGCCGTGGGGCAAATTAAAAACTTTGGCGCCATATCGGGTGAATCGGTTTATTTTACCGGCCAGAATATTATTAATGAAGGTGATATTGAAGCGACTCGTGATCTGTACCTCAATGGCCAAACAGGTGTGAATAACCAGTATGGCGGTATTATTCTGGGCGAGAATATTGAGTTAGTCTCTCAAGAGGATGTGATCAACGGTCAATATTATCCGTTCAAGCCGGCTGAAATATGTGCGATGCTGCGTGTGGTCAATAACGCGCCTTCCATTGAAGTCGGTGGTAAATTAGCTGTTCCGCCATTTACAGGATGTGGCAAAGTTGCCGCACAATCACTGAGTGCTTATATATTAGGGCAGAATATCAAGGTGGTTGCGCAAAACTTTATCAATGCGAACCCTTATGAAGTCTCCAGAAACAGCTATACCGATCCTGAACTCGATTTGGATTTAACGAAAAGTGAGCAGGTTGTGGCGTCTGCAGAGTCGATCATGGATATCCGAGTTCATGAGCGATTCTGGAATATGTCAGCGGTTGTCGAATCATGGACCGGTAATGTGATCTTACAAGCCCCGATCATCGACAACGAACGCTACCATATTTGGGCGGATACCTACGAGAAAGTGGTTGGCAATCCCAACGGAACCCACACCAATCAGCAGATCCAATATCTGAAAGTTTTATCACCACCAGCGAGACTGAATGTCGGTCAGGACCTGATTCTGAACAGTGACATGCTCAATAACGAACACAGTAGTGTTGAAGTCAAACGCGATGTGTCCGGGACGGTCAATAAAATCTGGATGGAAGGGCTTAAGCTGCGTGATATTTTCAAACAGACCACGGTGACAGAGCATTCAAAACGTTACTGTAGTAAGCGCGTTTTCGGCCACTGTATCAAACATAAGAGAAAACATTGGACGACGTCGAGTGTGGCACTGACGAAGAATAGTAAAACAGCTGAGTATCCATTTATTTTTCTTGTCGACGGGCATATTCATGAAGGGTTCGGCAGCGAATATAGCATGTTGCAGAATATCACCTTCGGCCCTGAAGCATCGGCTTATGATCCGAAGCCAATGACTCAACCGGTGCAACCCGGAAAACCTGGCAAATTCGTTCCGATTACGGCCAGCGATGTGACCTTCTTTGTGGAAAACCCAAATTATCAGGGAGATTAA